The genomic stretch TATGAGCATCGATGATTATACTCTAGCCTTACCTAATGCTAGTATTTTCGGTTTCTTCCTTCTCGTCAATGGCAATGTCGAAGAATATTTAAACCAAAGTGAAAACTTAATTAAGAGTTTCTTTTCCTATGGTGAAGCAAATCAAGATAAAAGACAACACTTTACCTCTGTTGGTAACAACATCTATGGCTTTGAAGATACCTTCGGCGGTGGTGACAACGATTTCAATGATATTTTAATACAAATCGTCAATGCTAACAATCAATAAGGTATTATGAGGTTTGTAGTAATAAACTTAGCCATAACGGGGTAAAAAATACACAAATACAAATATTATCCTACTATATAATAACTCTGAAACTGTTTCTTGTTCCCTATCTTTATCAAAAAAACTTTTTATAAAAGCTAATCATACTACCTTAGTAAACAATATGCAAATTTAGGAAATACTATTAAGAATTTATTTAAACAAACTCATACTCAATTTATTTTTGAGAATTATTTATCTTTATTTTTCAGTATTTTTCTTATCTCTATCTTCTAACTCCTTTTACAGTTTTTTCCAGAAAACAATTTTGTCGTTGCCATCATTATAAAAATCTCTGATGATAGCTTCTTTGAAATAACTACGCTTTTGATAAAAAACTCTGGTGGATTGGAATTCCGAAAGCCCCGAAGTTTCAACGATTAATATTCTGTTATTGCTTTGCTTTAAAAAAGTTTCAATATACTCTATCATTAACGTACCAATACCTAAATTTTGAAATTCTTTTGCAATTGCGATAAGATAAAGATTATAAGTACCGTTAGTTAATCGTTCAGGTGCAAAGTAAGCTATCCCAACAGGGGAATCATTTATAATACCTGTAATCCATACATCGTCAGAATGAGAATTCGTAAAATAATCCTCCATCATTCCTTCCAGATATTCCGAAGGAAATAAGCCTGTACTATCAATAACTTTTTTTAGTAAAGGCAAATGATTTTGCTCGGTTTTGGTAATATTTAAGTTATGTAAATAATAAGAGTTTATCATCATCGGTAAAGTGTTGAATGGTATATTTAATTCATTCATCTAAGGTTTTTTGTAAAAGATCTTTTCCATGACCTTTTTTCATGGCATCATGAAGTTTGTTTGCTATCTCAAATAACCGTTGATGTTCCGTATCTATTGTTTATTTCCAGTATAATATTCTGGACTCTATTTCGTAAAGACTAGGCTCATTTTTTTATCACTCTTTCTGGCTTTACTATCTTTATTTTCTCCTATATTTATTGATCATTACCTGAAGGGACGACAATAAAGCTAAACATAAAATTTGACAACACCAATTATTTGTATATGTGTTAATCCTCATTTGAGAAATATTAATTATAACCATACACTAAAAAAACGATCACTTTCGGTGGCACTGCACGATCGACTTTTCATTAATCAATAAATTTGTATTATAGATTGCTTCGTAATAAATTGAGGAAGCTAATAGCAAAAATCGGCTAAAGCTATTTATCAACGTCCTTTTTTATTTAATAGAAAGATTAGGCAAAAAGGAGAGATTAATATCTACCCCCTAATTCACCGTAGTTGACAATTAATCATTGACCATAGACAATAAAAAGTAAAATTAACTACCAAATTTGATTATGAGCAATGTAACAACCGGTGCTGATGCAGTAGATAATGCGATCGCCCAAGGAATTGATTTAGACGGTAGCCCAATCCCCGCCGCTAAATTAGACTTGTATAAGCAAGTCATGGCATTAGAAGGGCAAAGACAGAGAAGCGGAGTCAGTAATACAATGCGATCAAGAATATTGCGTATTGGAGCGAAACATATTTCTGAAGAAGAATTAAACCAAATGCTAGTTAATGCAGATTTTGCCCCCTTAAAAGAGAAGGAAATTGCTTTTTATTACGGTGGAAAATAACTGCATTTAACCTAATACCTAAT from Geminocystis sp. NIES-3709 encodes the following:
- a CDS encoding N-acetyltransferase, translated to MNELNIPFNTLPMMINSYYLHNLNITKTEQNHLPLLKKVIDSTGLFPSEYLEGMMEDYFTNSHSDDVWITGIINDSPVGIAYFAPERLTNGTYNLYLIAIAKEFQNLGIGTLMIEYIETFLKQSNNRILIVETSGLSEFQSTRVFYQKRSYFKEAIIRDFYNDGNDKIVFWKKL
- a CDS encoding DUF4090 family protein; amino-acid sequence: MSNVTTGADAVDNAIAQGIDLDGSPIPAAKLDLYKQVMALEGQRQRSGVSNTMRSRILRIGAKHISEEELNQMLVNADFAPLKEKEIAFYYGGK